A stretch of the Halomarina ordinaria genome encodes the following:
- a CDS encoding antitoxin VapB family protein, with protein sequence MGTADEQIRVSDRVKRELERRKRRRESYNDVLERLLAENEPGDFYDGFGRWSDEDAATVREQRAKAKDDRKRRMRERAENGT encoded by the coding sequence ATGGGAACCGCCGACGAACAGATCCGGGTGAGTGATCGGGTCAAGCGCGAGCTCGAACGCCGGAAGCGACGGCGCGAGAGTTACAACGATGTGCTTGAGCGGCTGCTCGCAGAGAACGAGCCTGGTGACTTCTACGATGGATTCGGTCGGTGGTCGGACGAGGACGCAGCGACCGTTCGCGAGCAGCGAGCGAAGGCGAAGGACGATCGGAAACGGCGGATGCGAGAGCGGGCTGAGAACGGGACATGA
- a CDS encoding PIN domain-containing protein, whose amino-acid sequence MKVLDASFLIDYLDGRVETREFYEASGGADERWVIPVPALAEVLVGEGNLPNGDVSDAHAALSWAEVYAVDERTAVIAGEIADEIAPGGPYLDGPDGLIAAVGRELDAPVVSGDGDLTHPQTKAVIKVEEYRERTA is encoded by the coding sequence ATGAAAGTTCTCGATGCCTCGTTTCTCATCGATTACCTTGACGGACGCGTGGAGACGCGTGAATTCTACGAGGCGAGTGGCGGCGCTGACGAACGGTGGGTGATTCCTGTCCCAGCGCTTGCAGAGGTACTCGTCGGGGAGGGGAACCTTCCGAATGGAGATGTCAGTGACGCCCATGCTGCGCTGTCATGGGCGGAGGTATACGCAGTCGATGAGCGAACAGCTGTCATCGCTGGAGAGATTGCTGACGAAATCGCTCCTGGTGGTCCGTATCTCGATGGGCCCGACGGACTCATCGCAGCGGTTGGTCGTGAACTCGATGCCCCTGTCGTCTCCGGTGACGGCGATCTCACGCACCCCCAGACGAAAGCGGTCATCAAGGTCGAAGAGTACAGAGAGCGTACGGCGTAG
- a CDS encoding serine hydrolase domain-containing protein codes for MLSEDVSDGMPNVNVPFADAVTIHGTVEPGFEPVREVFAENFHDRNELGAAVAVYSRGELVVDLWGGYRDTDHEHPWEADTMVLVASGTKGMTAAAIAVALSRGLFALDDRIADHWPAFAQHGKGEVTVRQLLSHQAGLATLDGRLSPEQIADTEFLSGLLASEKLDWVPGTRHGYHAFTLGWYASELLRHTDGRTLGQFFTEEVAEPLGLEFYIGLPEKIPTDRVADLDAFGYLDMLLNLRTLSPRFVLSFFNPWSVTNRALNVLDTRRPADLNSPAFRAVEIPSGNGIGTARAMARLYGELATGGEALGLDKDVFAELTAPPLPPSGDRRDVVIGMETAYAMGYSKPSPDFRFGTSDASFGTPGAGGSFGFADPDVELGFAYTPNRLGLHLKDDPREVALREAVYECIERRSSETDSPRTRL; via the coding sequence ATGCTTTCAGAGGACGTATCTGATGGTATGCCAAACGTTAACGTGCCGTTCGCGGACGCCGTGACAATCCATGGCACTGTCGAGCCCGGTTTCGAGCCTGTCCGTGAAGTGTTCGCGGAGAATTTTCACGACCGCAACGAATTGGGGGCGGCGGTTGCCGTCTACTCTCGTGGCGAGCTCGTCGTCGACCTCTGGGGTGGCTACCGGGACACCGACCACGAGCATCCGTGGGAGGCCGACACGATGGTCCTCGTGGCCTCGGGGACGAAGGGGATGACGGCGGCGGCCATCGCTGTCGCGCTCTCGCGGGGGTTGTTTGCACTCGACGACCGCATCGCCGACCACTGGCCAGCGTTCGCCCAGCACGGGAAGGGTGAGGTCACGGTCCGACAGTTGCTGAGTCACCAGGCAGGGCTCGCGACGCTCGATGGGCGCCTTTCGCCGGAGCAGATTGCCGACACGGAGTTCCTCTCGGGCCTGCTCGCGAGCGAGAAACTCGACTGGGTGCCCGGCACCCGCCACGGCTACCATGCGTTCACACTGGGCTGGTACGCAAGCGAACTGCTCCGACACACCGACGGACGGACGCTGGGCCAGTTCTTCACCGAGGAGGTGGCCGAGCCGCTCGGCCTGGAATTCTACATCGGGCTTCCCGAGAAGATTCCAACCGACCGCGTGGCGGACCTCGATGCATTTGGGTATCTGGATATGCTCTTGAACCTCCGGACACTGTCGCCGCGGTTCGTCCTGTCGTTCTTCAACCCGTGGTCGGTGACGAATCGGGCGCTGAATGTGCTCGATACCCGACGTCCGGCCGACCTGAACAGTCCGGCGTTCCGTGCGGTGGAGATTCCCTCGGGCAACGGCATCGGGACCGCCCGCGCGATGGCACGGCTGTATGGTGAACTCGCGACGGGCGGCGAGGCGCTGGGTCTCGACAAGGACGTGTTCGCGGAATTGACCGCCCCCCCGTTGCCGCCGTCAGGTGACCGGCGGGACGTCGTCATCGGCATGGAGACGGCGTACGCGATGGGGTATTCGAAACCGTCGCCCGACTTCCGGTTCGGGACTTCAGATGCCTCGTTCGGTACTCCCGGCGCCGGCGGCTCGTTCGGGTTCGCGGACCCCGACGTGGAACTGGGCTTTGCCTACACACCCAACCGATTGGGCCTCCACCTGAAGGACGACCCCCGGGAGGTGGCACTCAGGGAAGCCGTCTACGAGTGCATCGAACGCCGGAGTTCGGAGACGGATTCACCTCGTACCCGACTCTGA